The region GGCCCGTTGCCGGCCAGCGTGACCGCCAGAGCGGTGCCGAAAGCACCGGCGCCAAGGACTGAAACCGTCATGCCTTGGCCCCCTTCTTGCCCGCGCCCAGCATCGGCGCGGCGCGCTGATCCAGCGGCCAGCGCGGGCGCGCGGCAAGGCTCAGGTCATCCGCCGCGCCCTGCCGGAACCGCTCGATCCCGGCCCAGGCAATCATCGCGCCATTGTCAGTGCACAGCGCGAGCGGCGGGGCGAGGAAGCGTGCGCCGGCATCATTGGAAACCTTTTCCAGCGCGGCGCGGATGGTGCGGTTCGCGGCGACGCCGCCCGCCACCGCCAGAACCGGCGCGGGCGAGGCTTTCAGCACCCGCGCGGCCTTGCCGGCCAAGAGATCGCTGACGGCGGCCTGAAAGCCGGCACAAAGATCGGCCCGGTCGCGCTGGTAAAGCCCGCCTTGCGCCGCCACCAACTCGTCGCGCTGGCGCAGGGCGGCGGTTTTCAGGCCGGAAAAGGACATGTCGAAGCCCGGCCGGTCCAGCAGTGGGCGCGGCAGGTCGAAGCGGCTGGCGTCGCCCTCAGCCGCCTCGGCCTCGACCGAGGGGCCGCCGGGCTGGGGCAGGCCCAGAAGCCGCGCCAGCTTGTCGAAGGCCTCGCCCGGCGCGTCGTCGATGGTGCCGCCGAGCCGGGTGAAATCCTCGGGGCCTTCAACCCGCAGGAACTGGCAATGCCCGCCCGAGACCAGCAGCATCACGTAGGGAAAGCCGATCCCGTCGGTCAAACGCGGGGTCAGGGCATGGCCGGCCAGATGGTTGACGCCGACGAGCGGCAGGCCGGTCCCGGCGACCAACCCCTTGGCCATCATCACCCCCGCCATCACCCCGCCGATCAGCCCCGGCCCGGCGGTCACCGCCACGCCATCAAGATCGCTCAGATCCTTGCCGGCCTCGGCCAGCGCCTGTTCGACCACCCCGTCCAGCCGCTCGGCATGGGCGCGGGCTGCGATCTCGGGCACGACGCCGCCGAAATCCGCGTGCAGGCTGTTCTGCCCGGCCACCACCGAGGACAGGATGCGACCATCGCCGGTGACGACGGCGGCGGCGGTATCGTCGCAGCTGCTTTCGATGCCGAGAAAGACCAGATCACTCATCATTTGCCATGTCGGGGTCGCGGGGTTAGGGCTTCGGGGTATCACCCTCACCAGGGAATTGCCAATGCCAAGCACCGCCCCCGACGTCCCCCCGCGCCCTACCGTGCTGCTGACCCGGCCCGAAGCGGATTCGCGCCGCTTTGCCGCCGGGCTGCCGCCCGAGCTGCCGGTGGTGATCTCGCCGATCCTGCGAATCGTGCCGGTCGCGCATGACGCCGCGCGCCTCGCCTCGGCGCCGGGCCTCGTCTTCACCTCGGCCCATGCGGTCGCCACCGCTGGTCCGGGGCAGGGGCGGCTGGCGCTGTGTGTCGGGCCGCGAACGGCGGCGCTGGCGCGGGCGGCGGGTTTCGACGTGCAGGAAGGTGCGACCGGCGAGGCCGGGGGGCTGCTGCCGCTGATCGCCGCCAACCCGGTGCCGCTGATCCATCCGCAAGGCCGGCATCTGGCGCGCGCGCTGCCGGTCGAGGGGATGGTGGTCTATGACCAATGGTCGCAGCCTCTGTCGGATGCGGCGCAGGGTCTGCTGGCTGGCGCGGCGCCGGTGATCCTGCCACTCTTTTCTCCACGCTCGGCCCGGCTTCTGTCCGAAGCGGCGGAAAACGCGCCGAAAGCCCCGATCTGGCTGGCAGCAATCAGCGAATCTGCGCGGGCCAACTGGGGCCATTCGGTCGAGCGGTCGCGGATCGCCGCGCGCCCGGATGCCGACGGGGTAATAAAAGCGATCCTGAGCCTGCTTTCGCCGGAACAATGATGCGGAGAGCGGGTTGAGCCGGGGGCGGCGGCTCTCTAGTATCGGCTGCCAAAGGGTCGCGCCGAGGCGGGGGCCCGCGCCGAACTTCTGACGGGGAAAAGACGTGAAAAATCCGGAGAACAAGACGCCTGCGAAATCCAGCGCGGAATCCAAGGCGAAGGACGCAGCCACTGCCACGACCGGGAAGAAGCCGGCGGCGGACGCTTCGGTGATCGAGAGCAAGGCGGTCGAGGCCGGCACTGCCGCCAAGGCTGCGGCCAGTGGAGGCGAGGTGAAACCCGCCGACTCGGCCCTGCTCGGCGCACAGAAGAAACCCGAGGCGGCTGCGGCCAGGAAGACTGAAGTGAAGCCGACGGTGCTGGTCTCGACCACGCAGGACCGGGTGGCTTCGGCCGAGACCGCGCCGGCGACTCCGCTGGCGAAGCCCGCGACCACGGTGCCCAAGACCGAGCCGGCCAAGGCCGAACCTGTGAAGACCGAGGCCGCGAAGCCCGAACCCGCCAAGAGCGAACCCGCCAGGACTGAACCGGTGAAAACCAGCGGCGCCCCGGCGCCCGTGGTGCAGAAAAACGGCTTCTGGCCGGTGGCCCTTGGCGGCGTCGTGGCCGCAGGGATCGGTGCGGCGGCTGCGCTCTGGGCCTTTCCGAACGGTCTGCAGCCGGCGGCGGCGGTCGATACCGCCGCGCTGAAGCAGGAAATTCTGGGCGAGGCGGCGACGGCAGCCTCGGCCCAGATCGCTGCGCAGGGCGAGGCGGTGGCGCAGCAGGCCGGCGAAGCCGGGGCCGAGGCTGCGCGCCAGATCATTGCGGAGATGCCGGCGGGTGCCGATACCACGCCGGAATTGCAGGCCGCGTTGGAGGCGCAGTCGCAGCAGATCGCCGCGCTGACCGAAAAGCTGACGGCGCTGGAAACCGCCGGGCCCGTCGAAGGTGGCGGTGAGGCCTCGCCGGAGCTGCAGCAGCGGCTGGCCGCGATGCAGGCAGAGCTGGAACAGGCGGCCGCAGCCGCCAAGACCCAGATCGATTCTGCCCTGGCCGAGGCGCAGAAGCTGCAGGAAGCCGCGCAGAACTCGACGATCCGGGCCGAGGCGGTGGCTGCCGTCGCGGCGCTGAAATCGGCGCTGGACGAGGGCAGCTCGACCGATGCCGCCGTCCAGCAATTGCAGGATGCCGGCGTCGCCGCGCCCGAGGCGGTGCAGGCCGAGCCGCCGACCCTGCCGGTGCTGCAGGAGGGCTTTGCACCTGCCGCGCGTGCGGCGCTGAAGGTGGCGCTGCGCGACAGCTCGGCCGAGGCCGATGGCGGCACGCTGATCGGGAATTTCCTGCGGGCGCAGACCGGCGCCCGCTCGGTCGAGCCGCGCGAGGGGGCCGATCCCGATGCGGTGTTGTCGCGCGCCGATGCCGCCGTGCAGGCGGGCGATCTGGCCGCCGCGCTGACTGAGCTTGAGACCCTGCCCGCCGTCGCGCGGGACGAGCCCGAGATGG is a window of Paracoccus zhejiangensis DNA encoding:
- a CDS encoding uroporphyrinogen-III synthase, whose product is MPSTAPDVPPRPTVLLTRPEADSRRFAAGLPPELPVVISPILRIVPVAHDAARLASAPGLVFTSAHAVATAGPGQGRLALCVGPRTAALARAAGFDVQEGATGEAGGLLPLIAANPVPLIHPQGRHLARALPVEGMVVYDQWSQPLSDAAQGLLAGAAPVILPLFSPRSARLLSEAAENAPKAPIWLAAISESARANWGHSVERSRIAARPDADGVIKAILSLLSPEQ
- a CDS encoding COG4223 family protein, which translates into the protein MKNPENKTPAKSSAESKAKDAATATTGKKPAADASVIESKAVEAGTAAKAAASGGEVKPADSALLGAQKKPEAAAARKTEVKPTVLVSTTQDRVASAETAPATPLAKPATTVPKTEPAKAEPVKTEAAKPEPAKSEPARTEPVKTSGAPAPVVQKNGFWPVALGGVVAAGIGAAAALWAFPNGLQPAAAVDTAALKQEILGEAATAASAQIAAQGEAVAQQAGEAGAEAARQIIAEMPAGADTTPELQAALEAQSQQIAALTEKLTALETAGPVEGGGEASPELQQRLAAMQAELEQAAAAAKTQIDSALAEAQKLQEAAQNSTIRAEAVAAVAALKSALDEGSSTDAAVQQLQDAGVAAPEAVQAEPPTLPVLQEGFAPAARAALKVALRDSSAEADGGTLIGNFLRAQTGARSVEPREGADPDAVLSRADAAVQAGDLAAALTELETLPAVARDEPEMAAWLAGAEAHVAARAALNELAGQSN
- the tsaD gene encoding tRNA (adenosine(37)-N6)-threonylcarbamoyltransferase complex transferase subunit TsaD, which codes for MMSDLVFLGIESSCDDTAAAVVTGDGRILSSVVAGQNSLHADFGGVVPEIAARAHAERLDGVVEQALAEAGKDLSDLDGVAVTAGPGLIGGVMAGVMMAKGLVAGTGLPLVGVNHLAGHALTPRLTDGIGFPYVMLLVSGGHCQFLRVEGPEDFTRLGGTIDDAPGEAFDKLARLLGLPQPGGPSVEAEAAEGDASRFDLPRPLLDRPGFDMSFSGLKTAALRQRDELVAAQGGLYQRDRADLCAGFQAAVSDLLAGKAARVLKASPAPVLAVAGGVAANRTIRAALEKVSNDAGARFLAPPLALCTDNGAMIAWAGIERFRQGAADDLSLAARPRWPLDQRAAPMLGAGKKGAKA